The DNA segment TTTCCATTGCCGACCTAAACCACTCTTTTGCTTTATTAATATTGTTCGAGATTTGAGGTAGGTAGGTAAATTTTAGCGGAGTACCATATTGCTCTACTAGTTTCATTAAATCGATATTATGAAACTGTAAGTTATCTTTATTAAGGGTAAATTCTTCTTGTGGAAAATAAAAAGTCTGGTTTATTAAATCGTAATATTTTGTATTCATTTATTGTAAAGTTTGATAGATTATAAAGTTACTACTATTATGGTATATAATCTTTATACTCAAACCCTTAAATTAGCATACATTATTTGTAACTCTTCATGCTGATTTTCAAAACATAGAAGCATACCTATAGCAATAGTAATATACAGCAATAATATAGGTTGTTTAGCCTTTGCTAAAGCCTTGTATTTGCTGATAATGCAATGACAGAATAAGGTATTATTTATTTTTTTCATCGCGACAAATGTAAAAAAATATACTTCTTATTTAAAAACAATTTTATTAAAAAAAAATTAGTTTAAATAATCTTTAAAAGCATTGTGTATCAATGCGTTTGATATGTTTTTATTTATAACAGCACTACCTATGCTTTCTAATAATACAAACTGAATGTTCCCAAATTCATTTTTTTTGTCGTGTATAAGCATTTTGAGTATACCTTCTATATCTTTAGGAGTAAAGATTACTTTTTCATAAATCCCAATCAAAACTTTTTTAATACTATTATATTCAGTTTCGCTAAGCATACCTTTTTCCATAGATATATACGACTCTAGTATCATACCTATTGCTATAGCCTCGCCATGCAGTAAGGTTTTTTTATCATCATTTTCAAGGCAGTACGATTCTATTGCATGTCCAAGAGTATGCCCAAAATTTAATTTTTTTCGGATATTTTTCTCTGTAGGATCTTTAAGTACAATTTCATTTTTTATATAAATAGATTGTTTAACTGCACCATCTAAATCATCATTAATTAAGTTAGTTATAGCTACAACAGTATTCCAATATTCAGCATCTAAAATTAATCCGTGCTTTAACATTTCTGCAAAGCCAGAGCGTATCTCTTCGGACGGTAGTGTACCCAAGTAAGTAGTATCAACTAATACTGTTTTTGGGTTACTAATAAGACCTACTTGATTTTTTAACGCTCCAATATCAACCCCTGTTTTACCACCTACGGCTGCATCTACCATGGCTAATAGAGAGGTAGGTATATTAATAAAATCAATACCTCTTTTAAAAGTAGATGCTACAAACCCACCAAGATCTGTAACTACACCTCCGCCTAAATTAATAATTAAGCCCTTACGGTCGCACTCTAGCTCAGCCAGTGTATGCCATACCTGTATGCAAGTATCTATATTTTTATTAATCTCTCCTGGCTCTAGCTCTATAACCTCAATAACCACATCTGTTTCAAGTTGCTGAAGAAACAAGGGTAAACAGTGTGTCGCTGTATTAGAATCTACTATAATAAATAATTTAGAATACATTTCAGGCTTCACATTTTCATATAGCCAAACGTAACAATCATTATTAAAATAAACAGTATATCCTGATGCTTGTATAGGTTCCATTTTTAATGGTTTTAAATATTTAGCAAAATAAAGTATTTTATATTATTAATTCTTTAACAGTATCTATATTTGCACAAATTTTTTTAAGGCGATGGAAAAAATATTCAATAATACAGAAACTGCTTTTTCTATAAAAAGTAATACAGAGCTTAAAAGAGGATACTTCCTTTTTAAAATGATAGCCTCTCCAACATTTGTTAGTATTGGCACAGCACTTACTAATTTTGCATTAAAAGTACGCTTACCTATACAGTGGCTTATTAGAGCTACTGTATTCGATCATTTTTGTGGAGGTACTACAGAGGATGATTGCATACCAGTAATAGATAAAATGTATACCCAAAAAGTCTCATCTGTATTAGACTATTCGGTAGAAGGCAAAGAAGATGAATCGGAATTTGATAAAACCTTCGAGAAAATACTAAAAACCATTGTTTTTGCAAAAGAAAGAGAAGCAATACCTTTCGCTGTATTTAAGCCTACAGGTTTTGGGCGTTTTGCATTGTATGAAAAAATAGGAGAAGGAAAAGCCCTTACTACTAAAGAGACAGAAGAGTGGAATAGGGTATTGGTGCGTTTTGAAAAAGTATGTACTGCTGCTTATGATAATGATGTATCATTACTTATTGATGCAGAAGAAAGCTGGATGCAAGATGCTGCCGATGATCTTGTTACTAATTTAATGCGCAAATATAATAAGGATAAAATTATTGTATTTAATACTTTGCAAATGTATCGTTGGGATAGGATGGATTACTTAAAAAAGCTACATGAACAAGCAAAACAAGAAGGGTTCTACATTGGTATGAAAATAGTGAGAGGAGCCTATATGGAAAAAGAAAACAAACGTGCCGAAGAAAAAGGTTATGTTTCACCTATATGTACTTCTAAACAGGCTACAGATATAAATTATGACAATGCTATAGCGTATATGGTAGAGCATATAAATCAAATGGCTATTTTTGCAGGAACTCATAATGAAGAAAGTTCATACAAGTTAATGCAATTGATGCTAAGTAAGGGTATCAATAAAAATGATGAAAGAATTTGGTTTGGTCAATTATATGGTATGAGCGACAATATTAGTTTCAATCTTGCTGATAATAACTATAATGTAGCAAAGTATCTTCCTTTTGGGCCTGTAAGAGATGTAATGCCATACCTTATACGTAGGGCAGAGGAGAACACTTCTGTTGCAGGACAAACCAGCAGGGAATTAAACTTGATAAGCGTAGAAAGAAAAAGAAGAAGAATATAATTATATTAATAAGGTACTGCTTGTACCGTTGTAAATAAAAAACAATGAAGTTTAAATATCGTTTAGCATACTATCTTTTTGGGGCTGTAATAGGGGTTATGTTTCTTATATTTTTTTTAGATAATAAAAAAGCCGAATTTTGTTACTTGCCTAACTGTCGTGTGTTAAAAAATATAAGGAGTAAAGGGATGACAATTTCTCCAGAAGCACAAAAAAAATTGAACGAAAGATGGGTTACTATAGATGATGTTAAAGCTTGTACAGAAAATGGAGACGTTATTTTTTCGAAAAGTAAAGACAAATATAAAGGGGGTACTATATATATAATAGAAGGTAAAAGTACTAAAAATGAGCTTATTGAAGTAGAGGTGGTGAATTATGAT comes from the Flavobacterium arcticum genome and includes:
- the aroB gene encoding 3-dehydroquinate synthase encodes the protein MEPIQASGYTVYFNNDCYVWLYENVKPEMYSKLFIIVDSNTATHCLPLFLQQLETDVVIEVIELEPGEINKNIDTCIQVWHTLAELECDRKGLIINLGGGVVTDLGGFVASTFKRGIDFINIPTSLLAMVDAAVGGKTGVDIGALKNQVGLISNPKTVLVDTTYLGTLPSEEIRSGFAEMLKHGLILDAEYWNTVVAITNLINDDLDGAVKQSIYIKNEIVLKDPTEKNIRKKLNFGHTLGHAIESYCLENDDKKTLLHGEAIAIGMILESYISMEKGMLSETEYNSIKKVLIGIYEKVIFTPKDIEGILKMLIHDKKNEFGNIQFVLLESIGSAVINKNISNALIHNAFKDYLN
- a CDS encoding proline dehydrogenase family protein gives rise to the protein MEKIFNNTETAFSIKSNTELKRGYFLFKMIASPTFVSIGTALTNFALKVRLPIQWLIRATVFDHFCGGTTEDDCIPVIDKMYTQKVSSVLDYSVEGKEDESEFDKTFEKILKTIVFAKEREAIPFAVFKPTGFGRFALYEKIGEGKALTTKETEEWNRVLVRFEKVCTAAYDNDVSLLIDAEESWMQDAADDLVTNLMRKYNKDKIIVFNTLQMYRWDRMDYLKKLHEQAKQEGFYIGMKIVRGAYMEKENKRAEEKGYVSPICTSKQATDINYDNAIAYMVEHINQMAIFAGTHNEESSYKLMQLMLSKGINKNDERIWFGQLYGMSDNISFNLADNNYNVAKYLPFGPVRDVMPYLIRRAEENTSVAGQTSRELNLISVERKRRRI
- a CDS encoding DUF4258 domain-containing protein, giving the protein MKFKYRLAYYLFGAVIGVMFLIFFLDNKKAEFCYLPNCRVLKNIRSKGMTISPEAQKKLNERWVTIDDVKACTENGDVIFSKSKDKYKGGTIYIIEGKSTKNELIEVEVVNYDNKVLLKDINKI